A region of Streptomyces sp. R44 DNA encodes the following proteins:
- a CDS encoding carbohydrate ABC transporter permease has translation MSTRTPSRWLSKTAVNGALVLAVVYMLFPLVWLLTAATKDAGGLLAGDAFSFEGFDLDGNLSRLAAYSDGLYFHWYANSLLYAGVGALACSLISVAAGYAFHVYDFRGKEKLFGLVLLGVLVPTTALALPMYLLASEVGIVNTYWAVLIPVLVNPFGVYLSRVFCAGYIPDEALEAARIDGAGEMRVFWSIGLRMVMPGFVTVFLFQFTAVWNNFFLPLVMLSDQKLFPLSLGLYAWNSNAHAEPDYYPLVVTGSLLAVVPLVVAFVSLQRHWKAGLTAGSVK, from the coding sequence ATGAGCACCCGCACCCCGAGCAGATGGCTCTCGAAGACGGCCGTCAACGGCGCCCTCGTCCTCGCCGTCGTCTACATGCTCTTCCCCCTCGTCTGGCTGCTCACCGCCGCCACCAAGGACGCCGGAGGCCTCCTCGCCGGAGACGCCTTCTCCTTCGAGGGCTTCGACCTCGACGGCAACCTCTCCCGGCTCGCCGCGTACAGCGACGGCCTCTACTTCCACTGGTACGCCAACAGCCTGCTCTACGCCGGAGTCGGCGCCCTCGCCTGCTCCCTCATCAGCGTCGCCGCCGGATACGCCTTCCACGTCTACGACTTCCGGGGCAAGGAGAAGCTCTTCGGCCTCGTCCTCCTGGGCGTGCTCGTCCCCACCACCGCGCTCGCCCTGCCGATGTACCTCCTCGCCAGCGAGGTCGGCATCGTCAACACCTACTGGGCCGTGCTGATCCCCGTCCTCGTCAACCCCTTCGGCGTCTACCTCTCCCGGGTCTTCTGCGCCGGCTACATCCCCGACGAGGCCCTGGAGGCCGCCCGTATCGACGGGGCCGGCGAGATGCGCGTCTTCTGGTCCATCGGCCTGCGCATGGTCATGCCCGGCTTCGTGACCGTCTTCCTCTTCCAGTTCACCGCCGTATGGAACAACTTCTTCCTCCCCCTGGTGATGCTCTCGGACCAGAAGCTCTTCCCGCTGAGCCTCGGCCTGTACGCGTGGAACAGCAACGCCCACGCCGAACCCGACTACTACCCCCTCGTCGTCACCGGATCCCTGCTCGCCGTCGTCCCCCTCGTCGTCGCCTTCGTCTCCCTCCAGCGCCACTGGAAGGCCGGCCTGACGGCCGGCAGCGTCAAGTGA
- a CDS encoding carbohydrate ABC transporter permease: protein MKARTRAATLLLTPFFVLFTAVMVVPIGYAVWLSLFTEKQSGLGFGGTETVFTGLDNYTAALGDRAFLEGFGVLLGYCLLYIPLLLAGALGLALLLDSALARARRFFQLALFLPHAVPGIIAALIWVYLYTPQLSPVVQAMDAGGIGFDFFSPEGTLPSVVNIALWEWLGYNMVIFYAALQAIDRSVIEAATVDGAGAWRIAFAIKVPLVRASLAMVGLFTIIGSLQLFTEPLILNKGTGSAVTSTWTPNMYAYTAAFDRNDYGLAAAASVLLALTAALLSFAVTRLTGRRKAGTAPKQAPARKPAAARKEQTA, encoded by the coding sequence ATGAAGGCCCGCACCCGCGCCGCCACCCTTCTGCTGACCCCCTTCTTCGTCCTCTTCACCGCGGTGATGGTGGTGCCGATCGGATACGCGGTCTGGCTCAGCCTCTTCACCGAGAAGCAGTCCGGACTGGGCTTCGGCGGCACCGAGACCGTCTTCACCGGCCTCGACAACTACACCGCGGCGCTGGGTGACCGGGCCTTCCTGGAGGGCTTCGGCGTCCTGCTCGGGTACTGCCTGCTCTACATCCCGCTGCTGCTCGCCGGGGCCCTCGGCCTCGCCCTCCTGCTCGACTCGGCGCTCGCCCGCGCCCGCCGCTTCTTCCAGCTCGCGCTCTTCCTGCCGCACGCCGTCCCCGGCATCATCGCCGCCCTGATCTGGGTCTACCTCTACACACCCCAGCTCAGTCCCGTCGTCCAGGCCATGGACGCCGGAGGCATCGGCTTCGACTTCTTCTCCCCCGAGGGCACCCTGCCGTCCGTCGTCAACATCGCCCTGTGGGAATGGCTCGGCTACAACATGGTCATCTTCTACGCCGCCCTCCAGGCCATCGACCGGTCCGTCATCGAAGCGGCCACCGTCGACGGCGCCGGCGCCTGGCGCATCGCCTTCGCCATCAAGGTCCCCCTCGTCAGGGCCTCCCTCGCCATGGTCGGCCTCTTCACGATCATCGGCTCCCTCCAGCTCTTCACCGAGCCGCTCATCCTCAACAAGGGCACCGGCTCCGCCGTCACCTCCACCTGGACGCCGAACATGTACGCCTACACCGCGGCCTTCGACCGCAACGACTACGGACTCGCCGCCGCGGCCTCCGTACTCCTCGCCCTGACGGCGGCGCTGCTCTCCTTCGCGGTCACCAGACTCACCGGGCGCCGGAAGGCGGGCACGGCACCGAAGCAGGCCCCGGCGCGCAAGCCCGCCGCGGCGCGGAAGGAGCAGACGGCATGA
- a CDS encoding ABC transporter substrate-binding protein encodes MTRTWSRTSRVIAGTATALAVLTACGGGGDDTANKPNGPVTITFWGWAKGSKDVVDAFNASHTDIQVKFEEIPSGNAGGYAKISNAVKAGNAPDLVSIEYAALPEFVSSGALQDIGDQFTEADRAKLLPQSVELTTLGGKSWAVPFDAAPQAFFYRKDLFAKYKVEVPTTWDAFKKAAEQVKKADAKARIATFFPDDPATFEAQVWQAGGQWFKAENDTWKINTTDPATTKVTAYWQGLLDADLVHKDASFSPEWVGSLKNGTTVGYLGASWGAGVLKGNVPEMGGKWAVAPIPTWDSKPASGMLGGTSFAVTKDSRQKAAAVTFAEWMSTTEAGVKARIASGTSSAFPAAASLRPVAKKAFDASFYSGQDIYTLFEAAGASINPGWSWGPTSGTTNTAIKDAFGKLAKGGPSIADAVKAGHDATVAELTKRGLKVEG; translated from the coding sequence GTGACCCGTACCTGGAGCAGAACGTCCCGCGTCATAGCCGGCACCGCCACCGCCCTGGCCGTCCTCACGGCCTGCGGCGGCGGCGGTGACGACACCGCAAACAAGCCGAACGGCCCCGTGACCATCACCTTCTGGGGCTGGGCCAAGGGCTCCAAGGACGTCGTGGACGCCTTCAACGCCTCCCACACCGACATCCAGGTGAAGTTCGAGGAGATCCCCTCCGGCAACGCCGGCGGCTACGCCAAGATCTCCAACGCCGTGAAGGCGGGCAACGCCCCCGACCTGGTCTCCATCGAGTACGCCGCACTCCCCGAGTTCGTGAGCTCCGGAGCCCTCCAGGACATCGGCGACCAGTTCACCGAGGCCGACCGCGCCAAGCTCCTCCCGCAGTCCGTCGAACTCACCACCCTCGGCGGGAAGTCCTGGGCCGTCCCCTTCGACGCCGCCCCACAGGCCTTCTTCTACCGCAAGGACCTCTTCGCGAAGTACAAGGTCGAGGTCCCCACCACCTGGGACGCGTTCAAGAAGGCCGCCGAGCAGGTCAAGAAGGCCGACGCCAAGGCCCGTATCGCCACCTTCTTCCCCGACGACCCGGCCACCTTCGAGGCCCAGGTCTGGCAGGCCGGAGGCCAGTGGTTCAAGGCCGAGAACGACACCTGGAAGATCAACACCACCGACCCGGCCACCACCAAGGTCACCGCCTACTGGCAGGGCCTCCTCGACGCCGACCTCGTCCACAAGGACGCCTCCTTCAGCCCCGAATGGGTCGGCTCCCTCAAGAACGGCACCACCGTCGGCTACCTCGGCGCCTCCTGGGGCGCGGGCGTCCTCAAGGGCAACGTGCCCGAGATGGGCGGCAAGTGGGCCGTCGCCCCCATCCCCACCTGGGACAGCAAGCCCGCCAGCGGCATGCTCGGCGGCACCTCCTTCGCCGTCACCAAGGACAGCAGGCAGAAGGCCGCGGCCGTCACCTTCGCCGAGTGGATGTCCACCACCGAGGCGGGCGTGAAGGCCCGGATCGCCTCCGGCACCTCCTCCGCCTTCCCGGCCGCCGCGTCCCTGCGCCCGGTCGCCAAGAAGGCCTTCGACGCGAGCTTCTACAGCGGCCAGGACATCTACACCCTCTTCGAGGCCGCCGGCGCCTCCATCAACCCCGGCTGGTCCTGGGGCCCGACCTCCGGCACCACCAACACCGCGATCAAGGACGCGTTCGGCAAGCTCGCGAAGGGCGGTCCGTCCATCGCCGACGCCGTCAAGGCCGGCCACGACGCCACCGTCGCCGAACTCACCAAGCGCGGCCTGAAGGTCGAGGGCTGA
- a CDS encoding substrate-binding domain-containing protein: MRESAAERHDRLLALVRERGTARVSELAERLGVSPVTARRDVEVLAGRGLLDRVHGQVSWPQRGAAGGGRSGEGLVLGLLVPSATYYFAEVIRGAHEAAARAGARLVLRISDYRPEEDRARTEGLLAAGAEGVLVAPGWRGLPEDRLAYGDWLAELPVPAVLLERRAAPGSPLDGLDRVASDHAHGVLLALRHLLSLGHATPLLVARRDSPTAFAVRAGYAEALGTLGLKEPRPVIESVPAEADPEGFERAVRALHEAVGSGLASAALVHNDVDAIEIVQRLAELGVRVPEDLAVIAYDDEVAALADTPLTAVAPPKRQVGRHATELLVERLTEAPDEDAARRHLSLLPWLRVRASCGASTTPSL; this comes from the coding sequence GTGCGCGAGAGTGCTGCCGAACGACACGACCGACTGCTGGCCCTGGTGCGCGAGCGCGGCACCGCCCGCGTCTCCGAACTGGCCGAACGCCTCGGGGTCTCCCCCGTCACCGCCCGCCGGGACGTCGAGGTCCTGGCCGGCCGGGGCCTGCTCGACCGGGTGCACGGCCAGGTCTCCTGGCCGCAGCGGGGGGCCGCCGGCGGCGGACGCTCCGGCGAGGGCCTGGTCCTCGGCCTGCTCGTGCCCTCCGCCACGTACTACTTCGCCGAGGTCATCCGGGGGGCGCACGAGGCGGCGGCCCGCGCCGGGGCGCGGCTCGTGCTGCGGATCTCCGACTACCGGCCGGAGGAGGACCGCGCCCGCACCGAGGGCCTCCTCGCGGCGGGCGCCGAGGGCGTCCTCGTCGCGCCCGGCTGGCGCGGACTGCCCGAGGACCGGCTCGCGTACGGCGACTGGCTGGCCGAACTGCCCGTGCCGGCCGTGCTCCTGGAGCGCCGCGCCGCGCCCGGCAGCCCGCTCGACGGCCTGGACCGGGTCGCCTCCGACCACGCCCACGGCGTGCTGCTCGCCCTGCGCCATCTGCTCTCGCTCGGCCACGCGACGCCGCTGCTCGTGGCCCGCCGGGACTCCCCGACCGCGTTCGCCGTGCGCGCGGGCTACGCCGAGGCGCTGGGCACGCTGGGCCTCAAGGAGCCGCGCCCGGTCATCGAGTCCGTACCGGCGGAGGCGGACCCGGAGGGCTTCGAGCGGGCGGTGCGGGCGCTGCACGAGGCGGTGGGCTCGGGCCTGGCGAGCGCGGCCCTGGTCCACAACGACGTGGACGCGATCGAGATCGTGCAGCGCCTGGCCGAGCTGGGCGTGCGGGTCCCGGAGGACCTGGCCGTGATCGCGTACGACGACGAGGTCGCCGCCCTCGCCGACACCCCGCTGACGGCGGTCGCCCCGCCGAAGCGCCAGGTGGGCCGGCACGCCACGGAACTCCTGGTGGAGCGGCTCACGGAGGCCCCCGACGAGGACGCGGCGCGGCGCCATCTGAGCCTGCTGCCGTGGCTGCGGGTACGGGCCTCGTGCGGGGCGAGCACGACACCCTCGCTTTGA
- a CDS encoding DUF2264 domain-containing protein, whose amino-acid sequence MPTPPENRELSPYTGWTRAHWEATADRLLLDVRPFASPGGGLIDLPGPRPSWSGPRSDGLEGWARTFLLAALRVAGAHGADPLGHLDRYAEGLAAGSEKPGREDEDSWPPMAGTRQAIVESASIALGLRLTRPWLWDRLDDRTRRQVADWLLPALGPSPVDNNWWLFGLTVAGFLQDAGVETDRAAATIDRSLARIEDWYLGDGWYSDGDNRAFDHYNAWALHFYPVLHAHLSGDQDLLDRYGPRLRAHLDTYVHLFDANGAPVPYGRSLIYRFAAAAAPWLGTLTGHTPLTPGATRRLASGTLRYFLDRGATDERGLLTLGWHGPHPPLVQEYSGPGSPYWASKGFLGLLLPAGHRAWTDPEEPLPAEHADTVLPVAPAGLLVQTTAADGLVRLHNHGSNHVHSAPGEEDDPGYARHAYSTRTGPATGTADNHFALLVEGRATTRGPAVPLTTGPDRAASRHHPLPGVRVLSATLVHGRAELRAHLVLGAPEGTPVRQTGWAVTPDGPHAQLHPVHGYRPEAAELPTGQTLQGPGSRTLALHGTTRGPATLFVALASLTAAPDPAPVSDLAHVRVTGPHTLTVTWQNGTTAHLDLEELEALEAPDSEDL is encoded by the coding sequence ATGCCCACGCCGCCCGAGAACCGTGAGCTCAGCCCGTACACCGGTTGGACCCGTGCCCACTGGGAGGCCACGGCCGACCGGCTCCTCCTGGACGTACGCCCCTTCGCCTCCCCCGGAGGCGGCCTCATCGACCTCCCCGGCCCCCGCCCCAGCTGGTCCGGCCCCCGCTCCGACGGCCTGGAGGGCTGGGCCCGCACCTTCCTCCTCGCCGCCCTCCGCGTCGCGGGCGCCCACGGCGCGGACCCCCTCGGCCACCTCGACCGGTACGCCGAGGGCCTCGCGGCCGGGAGCGAGAAGCCGGGACGGGAGGACGAGGACTCCTGGCCCCCGATGGCCGGAACCCGCCAGGCGATCGTCGAATCGGCCTCGATCGCCCTCGGCCTCCGCCTCACCCGCCCCTGGCTCTGGGACCGTCTCGACGACCGCACCCGACGGCAGGTCGCCGACTGGCTCCTGCCCGCCCTCGGCCCCTCACCCGTCGACAACAACTGGTGGCTCTTCGGCCTCACCGTCGCCGGCTTCCTCCAGGACGCCGGCGTCGAGACCGACCGCGCCGCCGCCACGATCGACCGCTCCCTCGCCCGGATCGAGGACTGGTATCTCGGCGACGGCTGGTACAGCGACGGAGACAACCGCGCCTTCGACCACTACAACGCCTGGGCCCTGCACTTCTACCCCGTCCTCCACGCCCACCTCTCCGGCGACCAGGACCTCCTCGACCGGTACGGCCCCCGGCTCCGCGCCCACCTCGACACCTACGTGCACCTCTTCGACGCGAACGGCGCCCCCGTCCCGTACGGGCGGTCCCTGATCTACCGCTTCGCCGCGGCCGCCGCCCCCTGGCTCGGCACCCTCACCGGCCACACCCCGCTCACCCCCGGCGCCACCCGCCGCCTCGCCTCCGGCACCCTGCGGTACTTCCTCGACCGCGGCGCCACCGACGAGCGCGGGCTCCTCACCCTCGGCTGGCACGGCCCCCACCCGCCGCTCGTCCAGGAGTACTCGGGCCCCGGCTCCCCCTACTGGGCGTCCAAGGGCTTCCTCGGCCTCCTCCTGCCCGCCGGCCACCGCGCCTGGACCGACCCCGAGGAACCCCTGCCCGCCGAACACGCCGACACCGTCCTCCCCGTCGCCCCCGCCGGACTGCTCGTCCAGACCACCGCCGCCGACGGGCTCGTACGCCTCCACAACCACGGCAGCAACCACGTCCACAGCGCGCCGGGCGAGGAGGACGACCCCGGCTACGCCCGCCACGCCTACTCCACCCGTACGGGACCCGCTACGGGAACCGCCGACAACCACTTCGCCCTGCTCGTCGAAGGACGGGCCACCACCCGGGGCCCCGCCGTCCCGCTCACCACAGGGCCCGACCGGGCCGCCTCCCGCCACCACCCGCTGCCCGGCGTCCGGGTCCTCTCCGCGACCCTCGTCCACGGCCGCGCCGAACTCCGCGCCCACCTCGTCCTCGGCGCCCCGGAAGGGACCCCCGTACGGCAGACCGGCTGGGCCGTCACCCCCGACGGCCCGCACGCGCAGCTCCACCCGGTCCACGGCTACCGCCCCGAAGCCGCGGAACTCCCCACCGGCCAGACCCTTCAGGGCCCCGGCAGCCGCACCCTCGCCCTGCACGGCACCACCCGCGGCCCCGCCACGCTCTTCGTGGCCCTCGCCTCCCTCACCGCCGCACCCGACCCCGCCCCCGTGTCGGACCTCGCACACGTCCGGGTCACCGGCCCCCACACGCTCACCGTGACCTGGCAGAACGGCACCACCGCACACCTCGATCTCGAAGAGCTCGAAGCCCTCGAAGCCCCCGATTCGGAGGATCTGTGA